The following coding sequences lie in one Rutidosis leptorrhynchoides isolate AG116_Rl617_1_P2 chromosome 6, CSIRO_AGI_Rlap_v1, whole genome shotgun sequence genomic window:
- the LOC139855507 gene encoding uncharacterized protein isoform X1, with protein sequence MANDEVVSVELPAPSGWKKMFLPKKTGTPKKNEIVFTAPTGEEITTRKQLDQYLKAHPGGPKLSEFDWGTGETPRRSSRIVEKVKLAPPPETEPEPVKKRARSSSKKKQKEEEEEPQPPQPEETPEKENNTEKDVEMHDAEKTEAPEKTIAEDNQKEEEKDKNAPEEKAEKDGTSEIPLSEEDAKPVSEVADVNETKDDNKGETFVDQDKAEIVVDISETKDNNKGETHVAQDEDKAEIVGGTGTTEVAKEVMPDVHDQDKAENDGGNATVTPPVEEGQKGNLADAGKENGMNKEVEAEGEVAAAADNGCRVEETQPW encoded by the exons ATGGCCAACGATGAAGTTGTTTCAGTGGAGCTTCCTGCACCCTCTGGATGGAAGAAGATG TTCTTGCCAAAGAAAACAGGGACACCAAAGAAAAATGAGATTGTGTTCACCGCACCAACAGGGGAAGAGATCACCACCAGGAAACAGCTAGATCAGTACCTAAAAGCACACCCTGGTGGCCCCAAACTTTCAGAATTCGACTGGGGAACTGGTGAAACTCCAAGACGGTCTTCAAGAATTGTTGAGAAAGTAAAGCTTGCTCCACCACCTGAAACTGAGCCAGAGCCAGTCAAGAAACGGGCTAGGTCTTCTtcaaagaagaaacaaaaggaggaagaagaagaaccaCAACCACCTCAACCTGAGGAAACCCCAGAGAAAGAAAACAACACTGAAAAAGACGTTGAAATGCATGATGCTGAAAAAACTGAAGCTCCTGAAAAAACCATTGCAGAAGATAACcagaaagaagaagaaaaggacAAAAACGCCCCTGAGGAAAAAGCTGAGAAGGATGGAACTTCAGAAATACCCTTGTCAGAGGAAGACGCTAAGCCTGTAAGCGAGGTTGCTGATGTCAATGAAACCAAAGACGACAACAAAGGAGAAACCTTTGTTGATCAAGATAAGGCTGAAATTGTTGTTGATATCAGTGAAACCAAAGACAACAACAAAGGAGAAACCCATGTTGCACAAGATGAAGATAAGGCTGAAATTGTTGGTGGAACAGGAACTACAGAAGTTGCAAAAGAAGTAATGCCAGACGTGCATGATCAAGATAAGGCGGAGAATGATGGCGGCAATGCCACTGTCACCCCCCCTGTTGAAGAGGGGCAGAAAGGTAATTTGGCTGATGCAGGTAAGGAGAATGGAATGAACAAAGAGGTTGAAGCAGAGGGGGAAGTGGCAGCAGCAGCGGATAATGGTTGTCGTGTAGAAGAGACTCAACCATGGTAA
- the LOC139855507 gene encoding uncharacterized protein isoform X2, with the protein MLKLYKFLPKKTGTPKKNEIVFTAPTGEEITTRKQLDQYLKAHPGGPKLSEFDWGTGETPRRSSRIVEKVKLAPPPETEPEPVKKRARSSSKKKQKEEEEEPQPPQPEETPEKENNTEKDVEMHDAEKTEAPEKTIAEDNQKEEEKDKNAPEEKAEKDGTSEIPLSEEDAKPVSEVADVNETKDDNKGETFVDQDKAEIVVDISETKDNNKGETHVAQDEDKAEIVGGTGTTEVAKEVMPDVHDQDKAENDGGNATVTPPVEEGQKGNLADAGKENGMNKEVEAEGEVAAAADNGCRVEETQPW; encoded by the exons ATGCTGAAGCTTTATAAG TTCTTGCCAAAGAAAACAGGGACACCAAAGAAAAATGAGATTGTGTTCACCGCACCAACAGGGGAAGAGATCACCACCAGGAAACAGCTAGATCAGTACCTAAAAGCACACCCTGGTGGCCCCAAACTTTCAGAATTCGACTGGGGAACTGGTGAAACTCCAAGACGGTCTTCAAGAATTGTTGAGAAAGTAAAGCTTGCTCCACCACCTGAAACTGAGCCAGAGCCAGTCAAGAAACGGGCTAGGTCTTCTtcaaagaagaaacaaaaggaggaagaagaagaaccaCAACCACCTCAACCTGAGGAAACCCCAGAGAAAGAAAACAACACTGAAAAAGACGTTGAAATGCATGATGCTGAAAAAACTGAAGCTCCTGAAAAAACCATTGCAGAAGATAACcagaaagaagaagaaaaggacAAAAACGCCCCTGAGGAAAAAGCTGAGAAGGATGGAACTTCAGAAATACCCTTGTCAGAGGAAGACGCTAAGCCTGTAAGCGAGGTTGCTGATGTCAATGAAACCAAAGACGACAACAAAGGAGAAACCTTTGTTGATCAAGATAAGGCTGAAATTGTTGTTGATATCAGTGAAACCAAAGACAACAACAAAGGAGAAACCCATGTTGCACAAGATGAAGATAAGGCTGAAATTGTTGGTGGAACAGGAACTACAGAAGTTGCAAAAGAAGTAATGCCAGACGTGCATGATCAAGATAAGGCGGAGAATGATGGCGGCAATGCCACTGTCACCCCCCCTGTTGAAGAGGGGCAGAAAGGTAATTTGGCTGATGCAGGTAAGGAGAATGGAATGAACAAAGAGGTTGAAGCAGAGGGGGAAGTGGCAGCAGCAGCGGATAATGGTTGTCGTGTAGAAGAGACTCAACCATGGTAA